In Arachis hypogaea cultivar Tifrunner chromosome 17, arahy.Tifrunner.gnm2.J5K5, whole genome shotgun sequence, a single window of DNA contains:
- the LOC112767450 gene encoding 2-oxoglutarate-dependent dioxygenase 19, with translation MFSAKKLAESSSSSSSSSVVGLPSEYVYLKNNSDEKYIILDDEEAQNITIPTIDFSQLISSNSSDRSKAIQQLGHACTHWGFFMLINHGVSETLREELLRASQSFYDLPEQDRKQYEGGNILDPIKCGTSFNVNVEKNLLWRDYLKCHVHPRFHAPLKPTGFSKIIETYCKTSREIVGELLKGISISLGQEENYIHKVINYESGFQIFVINFYPPCPKPELAMGLPPHSDHGLLSLLLQNDLQGLQVLHNCKWIPIQPLPNSFLVNTGDHMEILTNGKYKSNIHRAIVNNKGTRITIGAAHGPPLDDTFGPATQLLGEHDLPLYQAIKYRDYMNLQQSNALDNKSCLDHVRI, from the exons aTGTTCAGTGCTAAGAAGTTAGCAGAATCatctagtagtagtagtagtagtagtgtgGTGGGTCTTCCCTCAGAATATgtgtatctgaaaaataatagCGATGAGAAATACATTATTTTGGACGATGAAGAAGCTCAAAATATTACAATTCCAACGATTGACTTTTCACAGCTTATCTCTTCCAATTCCTCTGACCGTTCTAAGGCAATCCAACAATTAGGCCATGCCTGCACCCACTGGGGTTTCTTTATG CTTATCAATCATGGAGTGTCAGAGACACTGAGGGAGGAGCTGCTTAGGGCAAGCCAAAGCTTTTATGATTTGCCTGAGCAAGATAGAAAGCAATATGAAGGAGGGAATATATTGGATCCAATAAAGTGTGGGACAAGCTTCAATGTCAATGTGGAAAAGAACCTATTGTGGAGGGATTATCTCAAATGCCATGTTCATCCTCGTTTTCATGCTCCACTCAAGCCCACAGGTTTTAG CAAAATCATAGAAACATATTGCAAAACGAGTAGGGAGATCGTTGGAGAGTTACTAAAAGGAATATCAATAAGCTTGGGCCAAGAGGAAAACTACATACACAAAGTGATCAATTATGAATCGGGCTTCCAAATATTTGTTATTAACTTTTACCCACCTTGTCCTAAGCCTGAGTTAGCAATGGGTCTACCTCCACATTCAGATCATGGGCTTCTATCCTTATTGTTGCAAAATGATCTTCAAGGGCTTCAAGTTCTTCATAATTGCAAGTGGATCCCTATCCAACCTTTACCCAACTCCTTTCTAGTTAACACTGGGGATCACATGGAG ATACTGACCAATGGAAAATACAAGAGCAACATACATCGTGCTATTGTGAATAATAAAGGTACAAGAATTACCATAGGTGCGGCACATGGGCCACCGCTTGACGACACTTTTGGCCCTGCAACTCAGCTGCTTGGGGAGCATGATCTCCCTTTATATCAAGCCATTAAATATAGAGATTATATGAATCTTCAGCAAAGCAATGCATTGGACAACAAGAGTTGCTTAGATCATGTTCGCATTTGA